A region from the Drosophila bipectinata strain 14024-0381.07 chromosome 3R, DbipHiC1v2, whole genome shotgun sequence genome encodes:
- the LOC108121968 gene encoding uncharacterized protein, with protein MLGSGRKATAKSTTGKVDHCECLSYLQTLGDVLPEDAALQLAQRIRAEEEEARHADTCGGANNQASLNVLFRVYYHVVHKYELEDIHFGDLPQRLTYDQPSAFLMLQSVLLTDHWKQLDPILLEDKCISAVLAALKRNSPSLLPILKATNLLVKKFPRLELLRLRLEHFYRCLQRQSQTGSREETLTLYNHCCKQTGRAFSYFRLIVEFWPWTNRNKYYLLSGILNSHPLSELLATTNQSEEDFFNGLRLSLSYKGLRAASQYPIKSLSNQRSPALLAASVELLVSGNIAEIQNFHSQWFLRIQQREVLFELLQANPYIVEFLGSVEDLKSAGEQLRLILIFSMFAKEIYAASRLHFFTISTELLTNCIHLELDAQLLVFRFLVDNLSNFAVEDCLEFFHSFIDRHRTVESAEFRNTMLGKIPTIINHTAKHFHKVLKSDIGVGGDALAHNIKRFFMHLQEIIERDIGHDVYQPNIFALKLLEVLNKSLYADQVVKNAKMCSTQQNQQMGKFLMDQGVFRPQIVAKKLFESLNNPQGFDDALELTVVLLIQLNYLDEEKSLDRCFELCDSSDVDECSLVSQYAKLAFAKEPPKEKVFQDCLDRLTLKIDSYLEDPLSTAKLGGHLFGYLCVLDEVIKSKGPAAQPLEDLLPILDRILKGVLHLLNLANTRRKAEATTAASFQDMDESLQLLVSESSFKSGDGDEACRKYLLMSFWLTLKGCCDVATTIGCSLLETFKKEVNCEALSRSLDINVSVLTLCRHKGAIEAAGLSIGRLTRSITSILDSSDAGFQLLHDCLERELLSDSRQVSTTRRGAGFSIMFLHVLKNDNPQHRLVLHKAVQQILKRLNSLTEATPTDSNHDRWESLALHYLCVLVRDTELRPSMCKYYNEILLVAMEHIHNPEWTISNAALQLFGASLGKIVGQRQATEFETRPAWEPSELDYDELGCLLPKACEHILECCDRQEVTSSIILFLAFLSKVEHLRTSNDKVPNPLLLRFRHLSWRLLRHKCEQVRQLAATCFVRSHEFRCDLPAVLLSSAKLAARLNDENFYEGLIYALTAGVWKLQYEARHVWSQERLERFFEELLILLDVTDKVQRFKPYTRNVLLELLRLLGNADKVTLVENLR; from the exons ATGCTGGGGTCTGGCCGAAAAGCTACCGCTAAATCAACTACCGGAAAAGTTGACCATTGCGAGTGTCTGTCCTACCTGCAG ACTCTGGGAGATGTGCTGCCGGAAGACGCCGCCCTTCAGCTGGCCCAGCGAATAcgggcggaggaggaggaagcgAGACATGCCGACACGTGCGGCGGCGCCAACAACCAAGCCTCTTTGAATGTCTTATTTCGAGTTTACTACCACGTAGTTCACAAATATGAGTTGGAGGATATCCACTTTGGGGATCTGCCTCAACGGCTCACCTACGACCAGCCCAGTGCGTTCCTTATGCTCCAATCTGTGCTTCTTACTGACCACTGGAAGCAGTTGGATCCAATACTGCTAGAGGACAAGTGCATCAGTGCCGTACTTGCAGCTCTCAAGAGAAATAGTCCCAGTCTTTTACCCATTTTGAAGGCCACTAACTTGCTGGTGAAAAAGTTTCCAAGATTGGAGCTGCTCCGTCTGCGCCTGGAGCATTTTTACCGCTGCCTGCAGCGCCAGAGCCAAACAGGATCTCGGGAAGAGACTCTTACCTTGTACAACCACTGCTGCAAACAGACGGGACGAGCCTTTTCCTACTTTCGGTTAATCGTGGAATTCTGGCCGTGGACAAATCGAAATAAGTACTATCTTTTAAGCGGAATATTGAACTCGCATCCGTTGTCGGAACTTCTGGCTACCACCAACCAAAGCGAAGAAGACTTCTTCAATGGACTCCGCTTGAGTTTAAGCTACAAGGGACTGCGTGCCGCGAGTCAGTATCCAATAAAGAGCCTCAGCAACCAACGGTCGCCGGCGCTGCTGGCTGCGAGTGTGGAGTTGTTGGTCAGTGGAAACATCGCTGAGATTCAAAACTTCCATTCCCAGTGGTTTCTTCGCATACAGCAGCGAGAAGTGCTGTTTGAACTTTTGCAAGCCAATCCGTACATTGTGGAATTCCTGGGCAGTGTCGAGGACCTCAAATCCGCAGGAGAGCAACTGCGcctgattttgatttttagcaTGTTCGCCAAGGAGATATACGCCGCGTCAAGACTACATTTTTTCACGATTAGCACGGAACTGCTTACCAATTGCATTCATCTGGAGTTGGATGCCCAGCTCCTAGTGTTTCGCTTCCTGGTGGACAATTTGAGCAATTTTGCGGTGGAGGACTGCCTGGAATTCTTCCACAGCTTCATTGACCGCCATCGAACAGTGGAGAGCGCGGAGTTCCGGAACACCATGCTGGGAAAAATCCCAACAATAATTAACCACACAGCTAAGCATTTCCACAAAGTCTTAAAATCGGACATCGGCGTGGGAGGTGATGCTCTGGCCCACAATATCAAGAGATTTTTCATGCATCTACAGGAGATCATCGAACGAGATATCGGCCACGATGTCTATCAGCCAAATATCTTTGCTCTGAAGCTGCTGGAGGTCCTAAACAAATCCTTGTATGCCGATCAAGTAGTTAAGAACGCCAAGATGTGCAGTACTCAGCAGAATCAGCAGATGGGGAAATTTCTGATGGATCAGGGAGTCTTCAGACCTCAAATAGTAGCTAAGAAGCTTTTCGAATCTTTAAATAATCCACAAGGCTTCGATGATGCCCTTGAGCTGACGGTAGTTCTGTTGATTCAGCTAAACTACTTGGATGAGGAAAAGAGCTTGGATCGTTGCTTCGAACTTTGCGACAGCTCGGATGTGGACGAGTGTTCGTTGGTTTCGCAGTACGCCAAGTTAGCTTTTGCCAAGGAGCCACCCAAAGAAAAGGTTTTTCAAGATTGCCTCGATCGTTTGACGCTCAAAATTGATTCCTATCTGGAGGATCCTCTAAGCACTGCCAAGCTCGGCGGTCATCTCTTTGGCTATCTTTGTGTTCTTGATGAGGTTATAAAATCGAAAGGACCGGCCGCTCAACCTCTTGAGGATTTGTTGCCAATTCTAGATCGCATTCTTAAGGGCGTTCTTCACCTCCTTAATTTGGCCAACACGAGGCGCAAGGCGGAGGCAACTACGGCCGCCAGTTTCCAGGACATGGATGAGAGTCTTCAGCTGCTGGTAAGCGAGAGCTCATTCAAGTCTGGAGACGGCGATGAGGCCTGTAGGAAGTATTTGCTCATGAGCTTTTGGCTAACTTTAAAG GGTTGTTGTGATGTGGCCACGACCATTGGTTGCTCTTTACTGGAAACCTTCAAAAAAGAAGTAAACTGTGAGGCATTGAGCCGCAGTCTGGATATCAATGTCTCAGTTCTGACCCTTTGCCGTCATAAAGGAGCTATTGAAGCTGCCGGTTTGAGCATTGGAAGACTTACCCGCAGCATTACTAGCATCCTAGATAGCTCGGACGCTGGTTTTCAGTTGTTGCACGATTGTCTGGAACGAGAGCTGCTGTCCGATAGTCGCCAGGTCAGCACCACGCGTCGAGGAGCCGGTTTCTCCATCATGTTCTTGCACGTGCTGAAGAACGACAATCCGCAACATCGGTTGGTTCTTCACAAAGCCGTTCAACAGATTCTTAAGAGGCTAAATAGTTTAACTGAGGCGACTCCAACGGATAGCAACCATGATCGGTGGGAATCGTTGGCACTGCATTATCTGTGTGTTCTTGTACGTGACACGGAATTAAGGCCATCCATGTGCAAGTACTACAACGAGATCCTGCTTGTGGCTATGGAGCACATCCATAATCCTGAATGGACCATCTCGAATGCGGCGCTTCAGTTGTTTGGCGCAAGTCTTGGGAAGATAGTGGGACAGCGTCAGGCAACAGAGTTTGAGACGCGTCCGGCTTGGGAACCCAGTGAACTCGATTACGACGAGCTGGGCTGCCTTCTGCCCAAAGCTTGTGAGCACATATTAGAGTGCTGCGATCGGCAGGAAGTGACCTCCTCCATAATACTCTTTCTTGCCTTTCTATCCAAGGTGGAGCACTTACGCACTTCCAACGATAAGGTGCCGAATCCTCTTCTACTCCGTTTTCGTCACCTTAGCTGGCGGCTGTTGCGGCACAAGTGCGAGCAGGTTCGTCAATTAGCGGCCACCTGTTTTGTGCGGTCCCACGAGTTCCGTTGTGATCTTCCAGCGGTACTGCTCTCCAGTGCTAAGTTAGCAGCTCGTCTGAACGATGAGAACTTCTACGAGGGACTCATTTATGCTCTCACTGCTGGTGTATGGAAACTTCAGTATGAAGCACGGCATGTGTGGAGTCAGGAACGCTTGGAGAGGTTTTTTGAAGAATTGCTTATACTATTGGACGTCACCGACAAGGTTCAGCGCTTTAAACCGTACACGCGTAACGTTCTTCTGGAATTACTGAGGCTGTTAGGAAACGCAGATAAAGTGACTTTGGTGGAAAATCTAAGATAA
- the mrt gene encoding uncharacterized protein mrt: MLMPRYMGLNDSSSSSGNRGPTATITSSSSNSSLGSPPTTVAAHTKMRLLSKVEHNMRQSQGQSGQDINSLLHTASTGNGVVGDVDGLLTPMRIKAHVSPPPSSGNLSGSSSGKCDSSLQGSTRPERNLWSRAEMLEMLNIMQDMNALEQLNDRNQKSENVFRQIEEVMRSKGYVKKSGIQIWTKWKFLKSTYNTTTRHGTGIPKVVPEEVYRVLCRMLSGSRRSGSHSNNVSASLSEGGNSMDSSKTLGEESKEDILGVEHPIFGFRLGPIKPEPIDTGYENPMKSDMVSEPDMDGFDYGHEGNGDGTQADSHDQEEVPHLPFIVSVKHEPDMDLGMDETNTPPPTAPASPSPPPGELEDPDGDPVYTSTPMPPLRVASFAKDEASRPSHGILQIDRPPPTLTKMGRMASPSLMSRSLPLQNTNNINFVHPTSKLMLPRKQNSSQSGLRLPRDVNVQPSGMRMKTVPMREPAYPHRPERMASDLEHPMTSPPHSPTLLQTHLNRGPPPKYPTHGQQMGPSTSRQAHLMSTHQLTPHQHQQLQTRKRRMEQSPPIGMPVPVKLQRSSTLYDSNRKGNRAIAPAMSDEGKSKPSEEDSKRRTKEHEELFAKELTQLANAMRVAQKEMLGDFFKQQKEFARREHEFQMKQDSMVMRALRKQTNLLIKTAKDLVGGDTKVLDSKLEDKEESIPETHMSFEPETQLATRRTDHKEIRDEMLDAHTEDDGDDTMVDSQYIDEEEDEDESDDEEEDGENLVGEFDPEMSPLALSGTAPSEDYSTHGDGHDNH; this comes from the exons ATGTTAATGCCACGCTATATGGGCCTAAACGATAGCTCCTCGTCGTCTGGCAACCGCGGTCCCACAGCCACCATCACCAGCTCCAGTTCAAACTCCAGCTTGGGCTCCCCGCCCACCACAGTGGCAGCCCATACAAAGATGCGACTGCTGAGCAAAGTGGAGCACAACATGCGTCAGAGCCAAGGTCAGAGCGGGCAGGACATCAACAGCCTGCTGCACACGGCGTCCACAGGCAACGGCGTTGTGGGCGATGTCGACGGCCTCCTGACGCCCATGCGCATTAAGGCCCATGTATCGCCGCCCCCGTCCTCTGGCAACTTGAGCGGGAGCTCCTCCGGAAAATGCGACTCCTCCCTGCAGGGCAGCACTCGGCCGGAACGCAACCTGTGGAGTCGTGCCGAAATGCTGGAGATGCTTAATATTATGCAAGACATGAACGCCCTGGAGcagctgaacgatcggaatcaGAAGAGTGAGAATGTGTTCCGTCAAATCGAAGAAGTGATGCGCAGCAAGGGCTACGTAAAGAAGTCTGGAATACAGATCTGGACTAAGTGGAAGTTCCTGAAGTCTACGTACAATACTACCACGCGCCACGGCACTGGGATACCAAAGGTGGTCCCGGAGGAGGTCTACAGAGTGCTCTGCCGTATGCTAAGTGGATCACGCCGCAGTGGGAGTCACAGCAATAACGTTAGTGCCAGCCTAAGCGAAGGCGGGAATTCGATGGACAGCTCCAAGACGCTTGGCGAGGAATCTAAGGAGGACATCCTCGGCGTAGAGCATCCCATCTTTGGCTTTCGACTGGGGCCCATAAAACCTGAACCAATTGATACAG GCTACGAGAATCCGATGAAATCGGATATGGTATCGGAACCAGACATGGATGGCTTTGATTATGGTCACGAAGGGAACGGTGATGGCACTCAGGCTGACAGTCATGACCAGGAGGAAGTTCCCCATCTGCCATTTATTGTTTCCGTGAAGCACGAGCCAGATATGGACTTGGGAATGGATGAAACCAATACGCCACCGCCGACAGCACCGGCCTCGCCATCGCCTCCGCCTGGTGAATTGGAAGATCCCGATGGTGATCCTGTTTATACCTCAACGCCGATGCCACCTCTGAGAGTGGCCTCCTTCGCCAAGGATGAAGCCAGTCGTCCCAGCCACGGCATTTTGCAGATCGACAGACCGCCTCCTACGCTAACGAAGATGGGCCGGATGGCTAGTCCATCCCTGATGAGTCGCTCACTACCGCTTCAAAACACAAATAACATAAACTTTGTTCACCCTACTAGCAAGCTGATGCTACCCCGCAAACAGAACTCGAGCCAATCTGGTCTGAGACTACCCAGAGATGTTAATGTCCAGCCGTCGGGAATGCGCATGAAGACTGTGCCGATGAGGGAGCCGGCTTACCCCCATCGTCCTGAGCGTATGGCCTCCGATCTGGAACATCCCATGACCAGTCCACCTCACTCGCCAACATTGCTGCAAACCCATCTCAACCGAGGTCCGCCACCCAAGTACCCAACTCACGGCCAACAGATGGGCCCCTCCACAAGTAGACAAGCCCATTTAATGTCCACCCACCAGTTGACTCCGCACCAACATCAACAATTGCAGACACGCAAACGCCGAATGGAACAGAGTCCACCAATCGGGATGCCAGTTCCAGTGAAACTGCAGCGCAGCTCGACACTGTACGACTCCAATCGCAAAGGAAATCGTGCAATTGCACCTGCCATGAGTGACGAAGGGAAATCGAAACCTAGCGAAGAGGATTCCAAGCGACGCACTAAGGAGCATGAGGAGCTTTTCGCAAAGGAGCTGACCCAGTTGGCAAATGCGATGCGCGTGGCCCAAAAGGAAATGTTAGGGGACTTCTTTAAGCAACAGAAGGAGTTTGCGCGTCGGGAGCACGAATTCCAGATGAAACAAGATTCGATGGTGATGAGGGCACTACGGAAACAGACAAACTTGCTGATAAAAACCGCCAAGGACCTGGTTGGTGGCGATACGAAGGTCTTGGATAGTAAATTGGAGGATAAGGAAGAATCCATTCCAGAAACCCACATGTCTTTTGAGCCAGAAACTCAGTTGGCAACTCGAAGAACAGACCACAAGGAAATTAGAGACGAAATGTTAGATGCTCATACAGAAGATGATGGCGATGATACTATGGTGGATTCCCAATATATTGACGAagaggaggacgaggacgagagTGACGACGAGGAGGAAGATGGGGAGAACCTGGTGGGCGAGTTTGATCCCGAAATGTCTCCACTGGCTCTATCTGGCACAGCTCCAAGTGAAGACTATTCTACCCACGGTGATGGACATGACAACCATTAG
- the LOC108121973 gene encoding cysteine-rich hydrophobic domain-containing protein 2, whose amino-acid sequence MSFSDFDAIYEDDQLEELEHFQDQTVAPVPEPIIIRGAGNMTVFGLSNRFNSEFPCGLLSRVAPEEFKATVGRINGVLKKSLPVNVKWLFCGCVCCCCTLGCSLWPVICLSKRTQLTLDKLFEWENNHLYHKLGLHWRLHKQQCDSNSMMEYVILIEFIPKTPIYRPD is encoded by the exons ATGTCCTTCTccgactttgacgccatttacGAGGATGACCAGCTTGAGGAGCTTGAGCACTTTCAGGATCAGACAGTGGCGCCGGTCCCGGAGCCCATCATTATTCGCGGCGCTGGTAACATGACCGT CTTTGGCCTGAGCAATCGCTTCAACTCTGAGTTCCCCTGTGGCCTGCTATCTCGCGTGGCTCCGGAGGAGTTTAAGGCTACGGTGGGTCGCATCAATGGAGTCCTGAAGAAATCCCTGCCCGTCAACGTGAAATGGCTATTTTGCGGCtgcgtctgctgctgctgcacccTCGGCTGTTCCCTCTGGCCCGTCATCTGCCTCAGCAAACGC ACGCAACTCACGTTGGACAAGCTGTTCGAATGGGAGAATAATCATTTATATCATAAGCTGGGCCTGCACTGGCGACTGCATAAGCAACAATGTGATTCCAATTCCATGATGGAGTAtgttattttaattgaatttatacCCAAAACGCCTATTTATCGGCCCGACTAA
- the bigmax gene encoding max-like protein X — protein sequence MSDNNVAPKQEDAFSMDHDQDHSNKLYSRCSSAGSTHTPNSSAHNSDDDDDSGGDARHSAAANSTLSYKERRREAHTQAEQKRRDAIKKGYDSLQELVPRCQPNDSSGYKLSKALILQKSIEYIGYLNQQKLKQEEESSALQKEVTALRIIKNGYENMLQHQQANPGPEEARLTDEAKFQVFQAIMEEMFETFQHIPMDNFKQLTTGIIPWLEEHCKPHILRNILSRTLQQMAQEAQAKQQQQIMEQETNDGFS from the exons ATGAGCGATAACAACGTCGCCCCCAAACAAGAGGACGCCTTCAGCATGGATCACGACCAGGACCACAGCAACAAACTGTACTCCCGCTGCAGCAGTGCTGGCAGCACACACACGCCCAACTCCTCAGCCCACAATTCAG acgacgacgatgatAGTGGCGGAGATGCGCGCCACTCGGCGGCAGCTAACTCCACGCTGAGCTACAAGGAGAGGCGAAGGGAAGCACATACCCAGGCGGAACAAAAGCGGCGGGACGCAATTAAAAAGGGCTATGACAGCCTTCAAGAGCTGGTGCCACGATGCCAGCCCAACGATTCCTCAGGATACAAGCTGAGCAAGGCTCTGATTCTCCAGAAGAGCATCGAATACATAGGCTACCTCAACCAACAAAAGCTCAAGCAAGAGGAAGAGAGCTCTGCTCTGCAAAAAGAAGTCACAGCGCTGCGGATTATCAAGAATGGATATGAGAACATGCTGCAGCACCAGCAGGCCAATCCTGGCCCGGAAGAGGCACGACTCACAGATGAGGCCAAATTTCAAGTG TTTCAGGCAATTATGGAGGAAATGTTTGAAACATTCCAGCACATACCGATGGATAACTTTAAACAGCTTACTACTGGTATCATACCCTGGTTGGAGGAGCATTGCAAACCGCACATCCTGCGCAACATCCTTAGCCGCACACTGCAGCAGATGGCGCAGGAGGCGCAAgcgaagcagcagcagcagatcaTGGAGCAGGAAACCAACGATGGGTTTAGCTGA